A single window of Rubripirellula lacrimiformis DNA harbors:
- a CDS encoding ferrochelatase codes for MTSTPPPYDSFLLVSFGGPEGPEDVMPFLENVLRGKNVPRQRMLEVAEHYGHFGGVSPINQHNRELMAAIESEFKSSGIDLPVYWGNRNWDPLFPDTLRQMRDDGCKRALAFFTSMFSSYSGCRQYRENIIAAQEEVGEGAPMVEKLRMGFNHPRFIETMAQSVRQSLDSINVEAADATVLFTAHSIPIGMADHCDYLLQLQESSRLVAESLGVKSWKLVFQSRSGPPQQPWLEPDVLDSIAEMDDASKLSSLVIVPIGFVSDHMEVMFDLDEEAAQLCQERGIKMARAATAGTSPSFVGMIRELVEERLGRVEGRPALGDLGPWHDVCPADCCTYTPARRPAPAT; via the coding sequence ATGACCAGCACACCGCCACCCTATGATTCCTTTCTGCTCGTTTCCTTTGGCGGTCCCGAGGGCCCCGAGGACGTGATGCCGTTTTTGGAAAACGTGCTGCGCGGCAAAAATGTGCCGCGGCAGCGGATGCTGGAAGTGGCCGAGCACTATGGTCATTTCGGCGGTGTCAGTCCCATCAACCAGCACAATCGCGAATTGATGGCGGCGATCGAGTCCGAGTTCAAGTCGTCGGGAATCGATTTGCCGGTGTACTGGGGGAATCGGAACTGGGACCCGCTGTTCCCCGACACGCTTCGCCAGATGCGCGACGATGGCTGCAAGCGGGCACTGGCGTTTTTTACCAGCATGTTCAGTTCCTATAGCGGGTGCCGCCAGTACCGCGAAAACATCATCGCGGCACAAGAAGAAGTTGGCGAAGGTGCGCCGATGGTCGAAAAGCTTCGGATGGGTTTCAACCACCCTCGATTTATCGAAACGATGGCCCAATCAGTGCGTCAATCGCTCGATTCGATCAACGTCGAGGCTGCTGACGCGACCGTGTTGTTCACCGCCCACAGCATCCCGATCGGCATGGCTGACCACTGTGATTATCTGTTGCAGTTGCAAGAGTCCAGTCGCTTGGTCGCGGAATCCCTGGGCGTGAAGAGCTGGAAGTTGGTGTTCCAAAGCCGCAGCGGTCCCCCACAGCAGCCGTGGTTGGAACCTGACGTTTTGGATTCGATCGCTGAAATGGACGATGCGTCCAAGCTGTCATCGCTGGTGATCGTCCCGATCGGGTTCGTGAGCGATCACATGGAAGTGATGTTTGACTTGGACGAAGAAGCGGCTCAGTTGTGCCAGGAACGCGGGATCAAGATGGCTCGCGCCGCCACCGCCGGAACCTCGCCATCGTTCGTGGGGATGATCCGCGAATTGGTCGAAGAGCGACTGGGGCGTGTGGAAGGAAGGCCAGCACTGGGGGACTTGGGGCCTTGGCACGACGTGTGTCCGGCCGACTGCTGCACCTATACCCCGGCGCGAAGACCCGCGCCTGCGACCTGA
- a CDS encoding sugar phosphate isomerase/epimerase family protein gives MKRRQFIQAAGAMTAAAQTSSLLARDPIVRTGPPRFQIGLAAYSLRNYFSFMKGKQRPPADDGPAIDMVGFMDYCVAQNFDAAELTSYFFDPSADDAYFLNLKREAYLRGLAISGTAIGNNFTVGLGPRLDQEVADAMAWIDRAALLGAPHIRFFAGTGSQLASAPERIVEASDALNRCAEHAAKRGVFLGVENHGNLTSDQMLELMRRADSPWVGINLDTGNFVSDDPYGDLEKCVPYAVNVQVKISMRSPDGKHYPADMNRIAKILKDGGYQGYVILEYEDANAYDKIPAAHEALRSALAAN, from the coding sequence ATGAAACGACGACAATTCATCCAAGCCGCTGGCGCAATGACGGCTGCCGCACAAACATCCTCGCTACTAGCGCGTGATCCGATTGTGCGAACCGGGCCGCCCCGTTTCCAAATCGGCTTGGCCGCCTATTCGCTGCGAAACTACTTTTCGTTCATGAAGGGCAAACAGCGACCACCGGCCGACGATGGACCGGCGATCGACATGGTCGGGTTCATGGATTACTGCGTCGCACAGAACTTTGATGCTGCCGAACTGACCAGCTATTTCTTTGACCCGTCGGCCGACGACGCCTATTTCCTGAACCTGAAACGCGAAGCCTACCTCCGCGGACTGGCTATCTCGGGCACCGCGATCGGCAACAACTTCACCGTCGGACTGGGGCCGCGACTGGATCAAGAAGTGGCCGATGCCATGGCCTGGATCGACCGCGCGGCACTGCTGGGGGCTCCCCACATTCGATTCTTTGCCGGCACCGGATCCCAACTGGCAAGCGCACCGGAGCGGATCGTCGAAGCCTCCGACGCACTGAACCGATGCGCCGAACATGCGGCCAAACGAGGCGTGTTCCTTGGAGTCGAAAATCACGGCAACCTGACCAGCGACCAGATGCTGGAACTGATGCGTCGCGCCGACAGCCCCTGGGTCGGCATCAACCTGGACACCGGCAACTTCGTCTCCGACGATCCCTACGGCGACCTGGAAAAATGCGTTCCCTACGCGGTCAACGTGCAGGTGAAAATTTCGATGCGTTCGCCCGACGGAAAACACTACCCGGCCGACATGAACCGCATCGCCAAAATCCTGAAAGACGGTGGCTACCAAGGATACGTGATCTTGGAATACGAAGACGCCAATGCCTACGACAAGATCCCGGCCGCCCACGAAGCACTGCGCAGCGCGCTGGCGGCCAACTAA
- a CDS encoding HpcH/HpaI aldolase family protein, which produces MSKANFRDAFRSGRSLVGFQLTSFSPHWPRQLAGAIDFAFIDCEHHCFSREQVAWMCVGYRAVGIAPIVRVLKPCAALVRAAMDDGAEGVVVPYVETVQQVQEVAAAAKLRPIQGQRAAAAMQGQPLDEAMMVASRNHCGDVSLILQIESEIAVKRCDELVSVAGVDGVLVGPYDLTATLGCLGQHDDSRFQAAAQRVADIVRAKGLGAGIYFAESPAKEQMAAQWGYNLMISGCDVTLIRESFAVRKLPTR; this is translated from the coding sequence ATGAGCAAAGCAAATTTTCGAGACGCATTTCGTTCCGGACGATCTCTGGTCGGTTTTCAATTGACCAGTTTCAGCCCACATTGGCCCCGACAATTGGCGGGGGCGATCGATTTCGCCTTCATCGATTGCGAACATCATTGTTTTAGCCGCGAACAAGTCGCCTGGATGTGCGTCGGATACCGGGCGGTCGGGATCGCGCCGATCGTGCGGGTTCTGAAACCCTGCGCGGCGCTAGTGCGAGCGGCGATGGACGATGGTGCCGAAGGCGTTGTCGTGCCGTATGTCGAAACGGTCCAACAGGTCCAGGAAGTCGCCGCGGCCGCAAAGCTGCGTCCGATCCAAGGGCAACGGGCCGCAGCGGCGATGCAGGGCCAACCGCTCGACGAAGCGATGATGGTGGCCAGCCGAAACCACTGTGGGGACGTCAGCTTGATTCTTCAGATCGAAAGCGAGATCGCCGTGAAACGCTGCGACGAACTGGTTTCGGTTGCCGGAGTCGATGGAGTCCTGGTGGGCCCCTACGATTTGACCGCGACCTTGGGATGTTTGGGCCAGCACGATGATTCGAGGTTCCAAGCTGCGGCCCAGCGCGTCGCCGACATTGTCCGTGCGAAGGGATTGGGCGCAGGGATCTATTTCGCCGAAAGCCCCGCCAAGGAACAGATGGCGGCCCAGTGGGGTTACAACCTGATGATTTCGGGATGCGACGTGACGCTGATCCGCGAATCCTTCGCTGTGCGAAAGTTGCCCACCCGATGA
- a CDS encoding prenyltransferase/squalene oxidase repeat-containing protein gives MNEELRTRTRAALDQLRSELLDQRTADGHWVGQLSSSALSTATAVSAIAALVVHGDVAVPDSDREMISRGVNYLRACQNDDGGFGDTDRSLSNIATSYLVLAASALADQAVGQRLGDDSLASLDAYIQRSGGIAGLRQRYGTDKTFVVPIMTNMAIAGLIDWDQVAALPFEAAVFPQSMYRLLRMPVVSYAIPALVAIGQARHFHGKRTFAPWRWVRSRAIGRTMDVLRRMQPQSGGYLEATPLTSFVVMSLAVTQRGDHAVCRDGLRFLRESMLDDGSWPIDTNLATWVTSLTIDALASDPDDDGAWCSRELVQWHLSCQHLVRHPFTGAEPGGWGWTDLSGAVPDSDDTPGAILALERMRGWIESGTGPEPPSAAGQQDLVREIDRAIVRGQRWLIKLQNRNGGWPTFCRGWGKLPFDRSSTDLTAHAMRALTVSCGSSQDIAGAADGAIRRGRAFLQRSQRPDGAWLPLWFGNQDRPDEDNPVYGTSKVLAASRRVSLSDGGVDMALQYLIDSQNDDGGWGGGPSITRYWAGSGDHLVSSVEETALAVDAIVSAGGGNDRADQAIIAGVRFLLDSIESGRHRVPWPIGFYFAKLWYHERLYPLIFTAAALGKALQSK, from the coding sequence ATGAACGAAGAATTACGTACGAGAACTCGGGCTGCGCTGGATCAATTGCGAAGCGAGTTGCTGGACCAGCGGACCGCTGATGGGCACTGGGTTGGTCAGTTGTCGTCGTCCGCACTCAGTACCGCAACGGCCGTCAGCGCGATCGCTGCGTTGGTGGTTCATGGTGATGTCGCGGTGCCGGATTCCGATCGCGAAATGATTTCGCGCGGCGTCAATTATTTGCGGGCGTGCCAAAACGATGATGGTGGCTTTGGCGACACCGATCGCAGCCTATCCAACATTGCGACCAGCTACCTGGTCTTGGCGGCTTCGGCATTGGCGGACCAGGCCGTCGGGCAACGTTTGGGCGACGATTCGCTGGCGTCGCTCGATGCGTACATTCAGCGCAGCGGCGGCATCGCAGGGCTTCGTCAGCGGTACGGAACCGACAAGACGTTTGTGGTTCCGATCATGACCAACATGGCGATCGCAGGATTGATTGATTGGGACCAAGTGGCGGCGTTGCCTTTCGAAGCCGCCGTGTTTCCCCAATCGATGTATCGGTTGCTGCGGATGCCGGTGGTCAGCTACGCCATCCCGGCGCTGGTGGCGATCGGTCAAGCCAGGCACTTTCATGGCAAACGCACGTTTGCCCCCTGGCGCTGGGTGCGATCCCGGGCGATCGGTCGAACCATGGATGTGCTGCGCCGGATGCAGCCGCAAAGTGGCGGATACCTCGAAGCCACCCCGCTGACATCGTTCGTGGTGATGAGTCTGGCGGTGACCCAGCGAGGTGATCACGCGGTCTGTCGCGACGGTCTGCGTTTTCTGCGTGAATCGATGTTGGACGATGGCAGTTGGCCGATCGACACCAACTTGGCGACTTGGGTGACATCGCTGACGATCGATGCGTTGGCGTCCGATCCGGATGATGACGGTGCATGGTGCAGTCGTGAATTGGTGCAGTGGCATCTGTCGTGCCAGCACTTGGTCCGGCATCCGTTCACCGGCGCCGAACCCGGTGGTTGGGGTTGGACGGATCTAAGTGGTGCGGTGCCCGACAGCGACGATACGCCGGGCGCCATCTTGGCGCTTGAACGAATGCGAGGCTGGATCGAATCCGGTACCGGTCCCGAGCCCCCATCGGCGGCTGGTCAACAAGATCTGGTTCGTGAAATCGACCGTGCGATCGTTCGTGGCCAGCGCTGGTTGATCAAACTGCAGAACCGAAATGGCGGCTGGCCGACGTTTTGTCGGGGCTGGGGTAAGTTGCCGTTTGACCGCAGCAGCACCGATTTGACAGCCCATGCGATGCGTGCTTTGACGGTCTCGTGCGGGTCCAGCCAGGACATTGCGGGCGCGGCCGACGGCGCGATCCGCCGTGGTCGAGCGTTTTTGCAGCGTAGCCAGCGGCCCGACGGGGCTTGGTTGCCGCTTTGGTTTGGGAATCAGGATCGGCCTGACGAAGACAATCCGGTTTATGGAACGTCCAAGGTTTTGGCGGCCTCCCGCCGGGTTTCCCTATCTGATGGGGGAGTCGACATGGCGTTACAGTACTTGATTGACAGCCAAAACGACGACGGCGGTTGGGGGGGAGGCCCCTCAATCACCCGCTATTGGGCGGGAAGTGGCGATCATTTGGTCAGCAGTGTCGAAGAAACCGCCTTAGCCGTTGACGCAATCGTGTCCGCCGGCGGTGGGAATGATCGGGCGGATCAGGCTATAATCGCCGGAGTTCGCTTTTTGTTAGACAGCATTGAATCCGGTCGCCACCGTGTGCCATGGCCGATTGGATTCTATTTTGCGAAGCTGTGGTATCACGAACGACTGTATCCTCTGATTTTTACCGCAGCGGCATTGGGGAAGGCGTTGCAGTCGAAGTGA
- a CDS encoding polyprenyl synthetase family protein, translated as MPETLELRESLRARCEDVASRLDRSVPMTKDEMEQVARRMIQEADLPEGYLGWLMVMLSSAFWKDALASVPPQRRLFLLPHCLKHAEGCPAEYDQFGMNCKECGACSIADFRGLAEEMGYRVLVAEGSPVVMKIIVGGYVDAVVGVACLNVLEKAIDKVLLAGIPCMAVPLLSSDCRNTKVDEAWVDQMIRTPYQPAAQATRSYVHLMRAAGDLFSTESLDKVAPRIRSQAALGEDAVTMETIQSMDAIAATEHIAYDFLSRGGKHSRPFITLAAYDAMTGGQCTGPDAAQAVADIPMSVRRAAMSIETFHKASLVHDDIEDDDAYRYGQLAVHRRFGLPTAINVGDYLIGLGYRLLSRGDSGDTVDAEARADVVDALAAAHLRLSEGQGAELLWRDAKDRRLTPLDALKVYALKTSPAFEAALISGIRLATDVQPYREAIRTFSRNMGVAFQILNDLGDWVGDDSNKMSAGGDVFGGRPTLLWALALAALDESGQAELLSLAQPDCPLSDDERFSGVRRLYDKANVFETAFALVDKHQARAEQVADELDVDELRRLFYFLVDTVLERPEMPSPAVVSLGVSAPLSTPAP; from the coding sequence GTGCCTGAAACGCTGGAATTGCGTGAAAGCCTGCGTGCGCGCTGCGAAGACGTCGCCAGCCGGCTGGACCGTTCGGTCCCGATGACCAAGGACGAAATGGAACAGGTCGCCAGACGGATGATCCAGGAAGCCGATCTACCCGAAGGGTACCTGGGTTGGCTGATGGTGATGCTAAGCAGCGCGTTTTGGAAGGATGCGCTGGCGTCGGTCCCACCCCAGCGGCGGCTGTTCCTATTGCCGCACTGCCTGAAACATGCCGAGGGCTGTCCGGCCGAATACGACCAATTCGGGATGAACTGCAAAGAATGTGGCGCCTGCAGCATTGCCGATTTCCGAGGCTTGGCCGAAGAAATGGGGTACCGCGTGCTGGTGGCCGAGGGATCGCCGGTCGTGATGAAGATCATCGTCGGCGGCTATGTCGACGCCGTCGTCGGCGTGGCCTGTTTGAATGTGTTGGAAAAGGCGATCGACAAGGTTCTGTTGGCCGGTATCCCCTGCATGGCCGTGCCGCTGCTAAGCAGTGATTGCCGCAACACGAAGGTCGACGAAGCCTGGGTCGACCAGATGATTCGCACGCCTTACCAGCCGGCCGCCCAGGCGACTCGCAGCTACGTGCATCTGATGCGTGCGGCGGGTGACCTGTTTTCCACCGAATCGTTGGATAAGGTCGCGCCCCGAATTCGCAGCCAAGCCGCATTGGGCGAAGACGCGGTGACGATGGAAACCATCCAGTCGATGGATGCGATCGCGGCGACCGAGCACATCGCATACGACTTTTTGTCGCGTGGTGGAAAGCACTCGCGGCCGTTCATCACATTGGCCGCGTACGATGCGATGACGGGCGGTCAATGCACCGGCCCCGATGCTGCCCAGGCGGTTGCCGATATCCCGATGTCGGTTCGACGAGCGGCGATGAGCATTGAAACGTTTCACAAGGCCAGCCTGGTTCACGACGACATCGAAGACGATGACGCGTACCGCTATGGTCAGTTGGCGGTGCACCGCCGCTTTGGTTTGCCGACGGCCATCAATGTCGGCGACTATTTGATCGGTCTGGGGTATCGGTTGCTAAGCCGCGGCGACAGTGGCGACACGGTCGATGCGGAAGCCCGTGCCGACGTGGTCGATGCCTTGGCGGCAGCCCATTTGCGACTGTCCGAAGGTCAAGGCGCCGAACTGCTGTGGCGTGATGCCAAGGATCGTCGATTGACGCCACTGGATGCGCTAAAGGTTTACGCGTTGAAGACTTCGCCGGCCTTCGAAGCGGCGCTGATCAGCGGCATTCGTTTGGCGACCGACGTCCAGCCGTATCGGGAAGCGATTCGGACGTTCAGCCGAAACATGGGAGTCGCGTTCCAAATCTTGAACGACCTGGGCGATTGGGTCGGTGACGACAGCAACAAAATGTCGGCCGGCGGAGACGTTTTTGGCGGTCGTCCGACCTTGCTGTGGGCCTTGGCTCTGGCCGCGTTGGACGAATCCGGACAGGCCGAATTGCTTTCGTTGGCCCAGCCGGATTGTCCGCTATCGGACGACGAAAGATTCTCTGGCGTGCGTCGACTTTACGACAAGGCCAACGTGTTCGAGACGGCGTTTGCGCTGGTCGACAAACACCAGGCTCGTGCCGAACAAGTGGCCGATGAATTGGACGTCGATGAACTTCGTCGTCTGTTTTACTTTTTGGTCGACACCGTTCTGGAACGTCCTGAAATGCCTTCGCCCGCCGTGGTATCGTTGGGCGTCTCTGCACCGCTTTCCACGCCCGCACCGTGA
- a CDS encoding tetratricopeptide repeat protein, producing the protein MMFVFGSMPVFRRAMVGCVWLALVAAVQIAAIGQQPKEADSDLSVPAATLSSLRIQASESLRAGKLSLATAAADAMITDYGDDVQAIAAAGDIYLRSGKVQKSVRQFDRLVNRQPSQMPYLWQRGIALYFAGKYDEAADQFAKHRRVNPNDVENAAWHFLCIAKDQSPEKAKQMVLPAPGDGREPMNEVLAMLSSGDTQSVRARIDQVHRDSPGSRSAKEATFYGELYLGLYADAWGDLAEAKARMDAACRDTPPHYMGDVARVYAEHLRQSTVLP; encoded by the coding sequence GTGATGTTTGTTTTCGGATCCATGCCGGTGTTTCGACGTGCGATGGTCGGCTGCGTTTGGCTTGCGTTGGTCGCGGCGGTACAAATTGCTGCGATCGGCCAACAACCGAAGGAAGCTGATTCGGACTTGTCGGTTCCGGCGGCAACCCTGTCATCGCTGCGGATTCAAGCCAGCGAATCGCTGCGTGCGGGAAAGCTTTCGCTAGCCACCGCGGCAGCCGACGCGATGATCACGGACTATGGCGACGACGTTCAAGCGATCGCGGCCGCGGGGGATATCTATCTGCGGTCTGGGAAAGTCCAAAAATCAGTGCGTCAATTCGATCGCTTGGTGAACCGCCAACCGTCCCAGATGCCCTACTTATGGCAGCGTGGGATCGCACTCTATTTTGCCGGCAAGTACGACGAGGCGGCCGATCAATTCGCCAAGCACCGCCGAGTGAATCCCAATGATGTGGAGAATGCCGCTTGGCACTTTCTGTGTATCGCGAAGGACCAGTCGCCGGAAAAGGCCAAGCAGATGGTATTGCCCGCACCGGGCGATGGGCGAGAACCGATGAACGAAGTGTTGGCGATGCTGTCCAGCGGCGATACCCAGTCGGTGCGTGCCCGCATCGATCAAGTCCATCGAGATTCACCTGGGTCGCGATCGGCGAAAGAAGCGACGTTCTATGGCGAGCTTTACCTGGGCCTGTATGCCGACGCCTGGGGTGATTTGGCGGAAGCCAAGGCCCGAATGGACGCCGCCTGCCGAGATACCCCGCCGCATTACATGGGCGACGTCGCACGCGTCTATGCCGAGCACCTGCGGCAGTCGACCGTATTGCCGTAG
- a CDS encoding class I SAM-dependent methyltransferase codes for MQPVSLEDKKVPQPHSSPFYNHLVPAYQALWPAVAKRRISAAIKSMNIPAGARVLEVGVGTGMSLESYPTNISLTGVDLSEAMLAEAEQLIAQRNWNHIEVMPMNAEKLTFPDSSFDLVTSFHTISVVSKPQQMMSEIVRVCKPGGRVMMINHFRSDNPLIARVVDSAGNITKRLGWRTDVELDDVVRELPLRLDSRTKPNPLSLFTVMQATCKPEQVGGL; via the coding sequence ATGCAACCAGTTTCGCTCGAGGACAAAAAGGTCCCGCAGCCCCACAGCAGCCCGTTCTACAACCACCTCGTGCCCGCCTACCAAGCATTGTGGCCAGCGGTGGCGAAGCGTCGAATCTCGGCTGCGATCAAATCGATGAACATCCCGGCTGGAGCTCGCGTTCTAGAAGTCGGCGTGGGTACCGGTATGTCACTCGAAAGCTATCCCACCAACATCTCGTTGACCGGGGTAGATCTTTCTGAAGCCATGTTGGCCGAAGCCGAACAGTTGATCGCCCAGCGGAATTGGAATCACATCGAAGTGATGCCGATGAACGCCGAAAAACTGACCTTCCCCGATTCCTCGTTTGATCTGGTGACATCGTTTCACACCATCAGCGTCGTTTCCAAGCCACAGCAAATGATGTCCGAGATCGTTCGCGTCTGCAAACCAGGCGGACGTGTGATGATGATCAACCACTTCCGCAGCGATAACCCGCTGATCGCAAGGGTCGTCGATTCGGCTGGCAACATCACCAAACGCCTCGGTTGGCGGACCGACGTCGAGCTTGACGATGTGGTCCGCGAATTGCCGCTGCGACTCGACAGCCGAACCAAGCCGAATCCGCTGTCGCTGTTCACCGTCATGCAAGCGACCTGCAAACCCGAACAGGTCGGCGGCCTCTAA
- the pssA gene encoding CDP-diacylglycerol--serine O-phosphatidyltransferase, with amino-acid sequence MFLMSEMKRGLHPRPNSPQNDDDDLDEGQNEDGSMDSQENSGELPIELTSDGTRLSKRRRRRRLTLAVLPTLLTLGNGVCGLAAIAVAMSENLAWSNEKQLLVAGVLIFGGMLFDALDGSAARMTGQESRFGAELDSLCDAITFGTAPAVLVWRYNDIQALPLKLTWAIGVLFALCVLIRLARFNVETGDEDSHEGFEGLPSPAAAGTLAAFAIAMPELAGYAVPGNYPQQIQHIAEWTMTASHYVLPGLALILAYLMVSRFQYPHVFQQLLRGRRAPNQIGQALFVVIGALVLHWLALPIVFCYYAFGSPIRTILVRYRSRQTKPATPI; translated from the coding sequence ATTTTCTTGATGAGCGAAATGAAACGTGGGCTCCATCCGCGGCCCAATTCCCCGCAAAACGATGACGACGATCTGGACGAGGGCCAGAACGAGGATGGATCGATGGATTCGCAGGAAAACAGCGGCGAACTTCCCATCGAACTGACCAGCGACGGTACACGGCTGAGCAAACGTCGCCGTCGCCGCAGACTGACCCTGGCCGTGCTGCCCACCCTGCTGACACTCGGCAACGGGGTCTGCGGACTCGCGGCGATCGCGGTCGCGATGAGCGAAAATCTTGCCTGGAGCAACGAAAAACAACTGCTGGTCGCCGGTGTGCTGATCTTCGGCGGGATGCTATTCGACGCCCTAGATGGCTCGGCCGCCCGGATGACGGGCCAAGAAAGTCGTTTCGGAGCCGAATTGGACAGCCTCTGTGACGCGATCACCTTTGGAACCGCCCCCGCGGTGCTGGTGTGGCGTTACAACGATATCCAGGCATTGCCGCTAAAGCTAACCTGGGCAATTGGGGTCCTGTTTGCACTATGCGTGCTGATTCGACTGGCTCGATTCAACGTCGAAACCGGCGACGAGGATTCCCACGAGGGATTCGAAGGCCTGCCCAGCCCGGCCGCTGCCGGCACCCTGGCCGCCTTTGCGATCGCCATGCCCGAACTGGCTGGCTATGCCGTCCCGGGAAATTATCCACAGCAGATCCAGCACATCGCCGAATGGACGATGACAGCATCGCATTACGTGCTGCCTGGGCTGGCGCTGATCCTGGCCTACCTGATGGTGTCTCGCTTTCAGTATCCTCACGTTTTCCAGCAATTGCTGCGTGGTCGCCGGGCTCCGAACCAAATTGGGCAAGCCCTATTCGTGGTCATCGGGGCGTTGGTGCTGCACTGGTTGGCACTTCCGATCGTGTTTTGCTACTACGCGTTCGGATCGCCAATCCGCACGATTTTGGTCCGTTACCGATCGCGGCAAACGAAGCCGGCGACACCGATTTAG
- the nadB gene encoding L-aspartate oxidase: MFTPRYLTPFDSRRALHRFADVLVIGGGLAGLRAANAVESHQSVLVVTKDKLRESNSNYAQGGIAGVLDPDDCFESHVSDTLAAGGNLCDLEIVNMVIREGPRRIEELVRWGTQFDHSDGELMLGREGGHSRERIVHAHGDATGAEVMRAVIERTRKAANIDIWENAFTADLLTYDGRCRGALIYDQLGQPVMVWAKETILCTGGAGQVFRESTNPSVATGDGTSLAYRAGVELRDMEFIQFHPTVLYIAGSSRSLITEAVRGEGAHLVDTNGHRFMPEYDGRAELAPRDVVSQSIIRQMAATKHSNVYLDLSHLDPKHVLSRFPGIAEACKTFGLDITSDRIPVRPGAHYLIGGVSVDRQGRTSLPGLWAAGEVTSSGLHGANRLASNSLLEGLVYGAHAGEAASRMAAEQRSKLEALPISHPVHDGAESFDVADVRVSLKSLMGRLAGVERTEQGLREAEDSIRSFAAYVMPHQFTSVEGWELQNLLLTASFIVDAAQVRNESRGVHFRSDFPVPDDDHWRCHLTMRVDVDGGHPQRSEQFLPAKPTEATFTAEN, from the coding sequence ATGTTTACGCCTCGTTACTTGACCCCTTTCGATTCGCGGCGGGCGCTGCACCGTTTCGCCGACGTCCTGGTCATCGGCGGCGGATTAGCTGGGCTGCGTGCGGCGAACGCAGTCGAATCCCATCAGTCGGTGCTGGTGGTGACCAAAGACAAACTGAGAGAGTCCAACAGTAATTACGCACAGGGCGGAATCGCTGGCGTCTTGGATCCCGATGATTGTTTCGAATCGCACGTTTCCGACACATTGGCCGCCGGCGGGAATCTGTGTGATCTTGAAATCGTCAACATGGTGATCCGCGAAGGGCCGCGGCGGATCGAAGAACTGGTCCGTTGGGGGACGCAATTTGACCATTCCGATGGCGAACTGATGCTGGGCCGTGAAGGCGGCCACAGTCGCGAGCGAATCGTCCACGCGCATGGCGATGCAACCGGCGCCGAGGTGATGCGCGCGGTGATCGAACGGACTCGCAAGGCTGCCAACATCGACATTTGGGAAAATGCCTTCACCGCCGATTTGTTGACCTATGACGGCCGTTGCCGCGGCGCCCTGATCTACGACCAGTTGGGCCAACCGGTCATGGTTTGGGCCAAGGAAACGATCCTGTGCACCGGCGGTGCGGGACAAGTGTTCCGCGAATCGACGAACCCTTCGGTCGCCACCGGCGACGGTACTTCGCTGGCCTACCGTGCCGGCGTCGAACTGCGCGACATGGAATTCATTCAGTTCCACCCTACAGTGCTGTACATCGCCGGGTCATCGCGATCGCTGATCACCGAAGCGGTGCGGGGCGAAGGGGCGCACTTGGTCGATACCAACGGGCACCGGTTCATGCCCGAATACGATGGCCGCGCCGAACTGGCACCGCGCGACGTCGTCAGCCAATCGATCATCCGTCAGATGGCAGCGACCAAGCATTCGAACGTCTACTTGGACCTGTCCCATTTGGATCCCAAGCATGTGTTGTCTCGGTTCCCCGGCATCGCCGAAGCCTGCAAGACATTTGGTTTGGACATCACATCGGACCGTATCCCAGTGCGTCCCGGGGCGCACTACCTGATCGGCGGTGTCAGCGTTGACCGCCAAGGACGCACCAGTTTGCCCGGGCTGTGGGCAGCCGGCGAAGTCACCAGCAGCGGGCTGCATGGTGCGAACCGTTTGGCCAGCAACAGTCTGTTGGAAGGGTTGGTCTATGGCGCCCATGCGGGCGAAGCGGCATCGCGGATGGCGGCCGAACAACGCAGCAAGTTGGAAGCTCTGCCGATTTCCCACCCCGTGCACGACGGTGCCGAATCCTTTGACGTTGCCGACGTTCGGGTGTCGCTGAAAAGTTTGATGGGACGTTTGGCCGGCGTGGAACGCACCGAACAGGGGCTTCGCGAGGCCGAGGATTCGATTCGATCCTTCGCCGCCTACGTGATGCCCCACCAATTCACGAGTGTCGAGGGATGGGAGCTGCAGAATTTGTTGCTGACCGCGTCCTTCATCGTGGACGCCGCCCAGGTCCGCAACGAGTCGCGGGGAGTGCACTTCCGCAGCGATTTCCCCGTGCCTGACGATGATCACTGGCGCTGTCACCTGACGATGCGTGTCGACGTCGACGGAGGTCATCCGCAACGAAGCGAGCAGTTTTTGCCGGCGAAACCGACCGAAGCTACCTTTACTGCCGAGAACTAG